One segment of Clavelina lepadiformis chromosome 2, kaClaLepa1.1, whole genome shotgun sequence DNA contains the following:
- the LOC143445896 gene encoding uncharacterized protein LOC143445896 isoform X2, with protein MKHLWKILVWIPLFICLEHFVNSQMQNGINLGGRRVSPVRIAAPRTQLQQRGQSPSRQQPSFNQYAPNPNFLNPAFLSRRMNTVEAEVRRISGALSALSSNLRISLSNTLTERLGQVQQDVQAYDVRIADNLRNVDRVSQELEYITNSNANMQKRMDRIEAKQRSQEESIEELESLLESRKKEPSPTSDTTDETALRTTGSEKLDQLSSTLNTLGMRMNDTDSIILGYETYFQSFATNINRISEKTDTLQRSSITNAQSLSQLREDMYNIQNVVQIMQEDDNKDKPHPNAYDSVGFSNLTTAFDELKNNVRLIEENQDIQSSAIQNISALLDSQPNNAETVPDYGDSSLYGDDTQLVMELATTVATLEESVKQVQENQLISFEHYGQRLSELESETTTQQRATLNLQTRVEDLEGNLQTEPESEEIPVSLEEFSYVETDDEASDQLRNLQNQLNNLNMTVTRHSQILLGYNTDIPAEHFAPVNFESQSRIASNVSFITNDTVDYYFSSDDDVLGAPDSIPTEKDRYEIVTTELLERRLQAYRAELNSENVSGGVSFQGINNDLNVQRTRIDTLSRTVNDLKARLPDKNEYINGHQSYPFNVPEKNNRQTHLEFDLNALNLSVAAQGLMLSETIGTLDDYRRRLRIQEDQEQSRMDELQQIRSLFQNASQSISQMSLSVAEHQLTISGILESLQMEDNILLDFNQQIYEIQLSMDALNRTVSPLTRQSPSKEEGNERIVKATAQFPISHNDVKEMDGKNFVSQAEFLALADALTGVAVRADVATKLYKSLENRLENVSFTGYEMPQRMNHSLVEMQEKFDVVQTTVGFQQSVIASLSEANSRLENDVSKMLSFIRPLRDNITSLRHDVDFVGTDRDFIHFLEVSVRNLRTDVVEQRKMLGNQRKRIRYLENTKLDSLSKDSNIVMLNESFAAADITNHEAFHNLSSHNIASNTSVKRLQDQVATIIRRLDNRQDTRDAALASANQFSNNKTVLYGQLKNFPVTMRILETQVQSLQEALQVLPQLSSKVDTIHSMRNLVFQNAADITTFHQSVADLEQEIDRMTRTTTTIQFKNERLNAYQADLRSQFNSTKKRLDQSNDRVSQLFRKFIIFGRYLSGNTTELKDRIQASEIRHDDSDQRFVTVSDRVVNLEGELRQQVSLETLRHNDINTDLIRNKRILKNTEETTTRNSDSIVTLLRSISEESNTRSNAFAEHDDEIQSLRQQLSSLESQNTDVKHKVSQQEQRVLEMSNTQVRNSGSLARLQAQYQTSSEDIQKLNVDLVPIKNDIYVQINKLSTMESDFAELRETSTSRTSNLLSIRQTMITINDEVNSLQQSVQRSDAFMRRAEQAIQKHRSDISFVMDFSTNHSLAIERLKQRIISRGQDSFSNVTREILSEMELLDYNLQNVRDEVSAMKRGTTIRENSAIDFETRLTELANSATNYQNKIRTNKELIDRTRNDVSRNLDRVRELDRGLRDQRTATQDLQQVVILNRNEIASMGDAKDGVDRVKDDFDRLLARQENRTRVLRNTLDTVNGRVSGLQQDLNGHESTLRTLRQDRISFQDNIDQIYRSSANLEELLRVTVTDLESLKRNFEHNAGTRSNVQMLEERTSQIRSEFNSALQTINTNENKVSRVQADIERMTNSIADVISSIRNRDWDSRARESSRLGEIRNVRNQVERTSALLRNAQRELQRNSERLHALDGQILDINTRLAQPFIPHAPEPPQETKNQVDEEDDLLSSSGWIGVPQMQLPVKISNSLLDTFNISSFFNDTHWMDLINTVSKQVRVLTKTVDSIRGDLKEQQLTLDQRGEQIAIVLNQSSQNKQQENDAALSLLPLVTSLENDLQYLFEKMGDFDSLSFDDLKSEVQSFQEDILKSKDLYKSYELFVNKTNEDLSFVKLRFEERLSIEEEARANISRRFYDIAGAVSKISLDISEHLHVTTEDKLNLTQEAISNLENRFLNISVKLTDLSNLSKELTNGTSFANNKNADLGNVTKNLENALRQRIDSSSESLAEELENLTTLFGTVKKNLDFLIQEIEVIKENLTNDVSADNHTHDEVNQLQAISRSTKQMQTQITSLSGQVSQVKRQRSDAYKILLDKLTENEASLNSVILKLSMQESLLKEHNTTLKSVQGAVLMSNAIPDLIIELANKLEAFNTTIQSLVTNAVNKESTYTDFQSYTYEYVPGEEQVEVVADEDVPSVTSEYVESTSSQEFLMAITQNLVNVNSHMAQTLRQIVKEMRSEHLNAVPDNQREISDDGYMNGIELMNMTLMNISKRFNEIEILKHSPSPSSNQGVLDDVMASIGSLRQQVQKLQTEREEKSENLTRFLFNNVEQLRNEVVFCRMDLANLQTDITLFNVTLSGYSETEDLQDVSMRNMLLMQEKQGRAVDDWKTQSGNFAQQLQNTTLEFQQRMEGNEERVFQRLTEVSQQIGLDQDTLMSEVFSLSDDVASVNFTLDSVLAFITALQEDIRTRTLGVESIPVLRNTMEQHEDFISSILQLQREQETAMNAIFATSSSYEALLSSFSDKLEEVSEDIDTNKNRITDLTNKTIYGKEQYGEEFRNELIALQQQLNNSTSQISEVKSKLESRLNEFDTNINITIQNIEGNIFDIQREIADGEATDQTLDLTLMTHSTELKGLSRSIHAAEQMLRTLSDTVTLNSNQLTLVSNEFLRRSNQGSAFLLLTQITANHTSKLRDLEDQVAILSRNQNPTSVRIVVPPIRSNPARPTTPIKVTPTGPSDQPTSLIPSPTGLRVVSATSTDLTVSWNPAIGINKYRLILRNLADRQETLQITAVAPPVTINNLSPSGQYTLTLHSVINNHISKPSYAFGETAPRPSARPAVPRTSSTTTTTTPTTMTTTTTASTTTSTTASTSDVNAISADISQPQTNVAEDAVFSCDFDNRNICGFTNDHLGNFDWTQHNGTTSSSDTGPTNDHTRSDETGFYMYIEASRPRVENDVARLLSPAMDPTNGACLEFYYHMFGVGIGDFNVMLQLENGTSHHLWSESGDHGNQWNKAKATLVSDHSFTIVFEATVGSNFHSDTALDDVNIKHGACPKPLFQCDFDQGSLCGFIQDSDDDFDWIPNSGATSSADTGPIADNTLENSSGFYLYLESSDPRQTGDITRLSSPLMNPTNAQCLQFYYHMHGSDIGTLNVYLRQRSNPDDLGVPIWSKTGPQGFRWFRGRTSVVSSDSFQFVFEGVRGLDYHGDIAIDDISIRNGLCEQPVCSVGLRFGDVCYKVVKDGKTYLEASAHCRSNGGILATIKTQVQQDFIVVLLNKEGFRWTFFWIGLDDLGREGHFVYSDDTPLDLGANNFGMWAPDEPNDALGDEDCVNIEMSSDKRVWKDVPCNRKNWFICQYPFSQ; from the exons ATGAAACATCTCTGGAAAATACTCGTTTGGATTCCACTGTTTATTTGCTTGGAACATTTTGTGAATTCGCAGATGCAAAATGGCATAAACTTG GGTGGAAGGAGAGTTTCACCTGTACGCATCGCAGCACCAAGAACACAACTGCAGCAACGAGGCCAAAGTCCGTCAAGACAGCAGCCTTCATTCAACCAATATGCCCCCAATCCAAATTTTCTTAATCCAGCATTTCTTTCGCGACGTATGAATACGGTGGAAGCTGAAGTAAGACGAATTTCGGGAGCTCTGAGTGCTCTTTCAAGCAACTTAAGGATTTCCTTGTCCAACACTTTAACCGAAAGACTTGGTC AGGTACAGCAAGATGTTCAGGCCTACGACGTTCGAATTGCTGACAATCTACGGAACGTGGACCGAGTAAGCCAAGAACTGGAATACATAACCAACAGCAACGCAAATATGCAAAAGCGTATGGATAGAATAGAAG caAAGCAACGTAGCCAAGAAGAGTCCATTGAAGAACTTGAAAGTTTATTGGAGAGCAGGAAAAAAGAACCTTCACCCACAAGTGACACTACCGATGAAACAGCATTGCGCACAACAG GTTCAGAAAAACTAGACCAACTCTCTTCCACTCTAAATACACTCGGAATGCGAATGAATGACACCGACTCAATTATTTTAGGCTATGAAACCTACTTTCAATCTTTTGCTACCAACATCAACAGAATAAGCGAAAAAACGGATACTTTACAAA GGAGTAGTATAACAAATGCACAGTCTTTAAGTCAACTCCGAGAAGACATGTACAACATTCAAAACGTTGTTCAAATAATGCAAGAAG ACGACAACAAAGATAAACCGCATCCGAACGCTTACGATTCAGTTGGGTTTTCTAATTTAACAACGGCTTTCGACgaattgaaaaacaatgttAGATTAATCGAAGAGAACCAAGATATTCAAAGTTCAGCAATACAG AACATATCTGCATTACTTGATTCGCAACCAAACAATGCTGAGACTGTCCCTGATTATGGGGATTCCTCTTTATATGGTGATGACACCCAGCTTGTGATGGAACTTGCAACAACAGTAGCCACCTTGGAAGAGTCTGTAAAGCAAGTGCAAG AAAATCAGTTGATAAGCTTTGAACACTACGGCCAAAGGTTGTCAGAACTTGAAAGTGAGACGACAACCCAACAAAGAGCAACGTTGAATCTTCAAACAAGAGTTGAAGACCTGGAAGGAAACCTGCAAACTGAG CctgaaagtgaagaaattccaGTTAGCCTTGAAGAATTTTCGTACGTAGAAACAGATGATGAAGCATCTGATCAGTTACGG AACTTGCAAAATCAGCTAAATAATTTGAACATGACAGTCACTCGCCATAGTCAGATATTGCTCGGATACAACACCGACATCCCTGCTGAACACTTTGCTCCAGTGAATTTCGAGTCACAAAGTCGCATTGCATCGAATGTAAGTTTTATAACCAACGACACCGTTGACTACTATTTTAGTAGTGACGATGATGTTCTGGGAGCGCCGGACTCAATTCCCACTGAAAAAGACAGATATGAAATTGTAACTACTGAGCTTTTGGAACGCCGACTTCAGGCGTATCGCGCAGAACTAAACTCAGAAAACGTCTCGGGTGGAGTGTCTTTTCAAGGTATTAACAACGATCTAAACGTACAACGCACTCGCATAGACACTTTATCCAGAACAGTTAACGATTTGAAAGCAAGACTACCTGACAAAAATGAATACATAAACGGCCATCAGTCATATCCATTCAACGTACCTGAGAAAAACAATCGTCAAACCCATTTGGAATTCGACTTAAACGCTTTAAATTTAAGCGTGGCCGCACAAGGTTTAATGTTGAGCGAAACCATCGGAACATTGGACGACTATCGGAGACG GCTGCGGATCCAGGAAGATCAAGAGCAATCCAGGATGGACGAACTGCAACAAATAAGAAGTCTTTTCCAAAACGCAAGTCAATCCATCTCACAGATGAGTTTGTCGGTTGCAGAACATCAACTTACCATTTCAGGCATATTAGAA AGTTTACAAATGGAAGACAACATTTTGCTTGATTTCAATCAGCAAATTTATGAGATTCAACTTTCAATGGATGCACTGAATCGGACAGTCTCTCCCTTGACACGTCAATCACCATCAAAAGAAGAAGGGAATGAAAGAATCGTCAAAGCGACAGCTCAGTTTCCTATCTCTCATAATGATGTTAAAGAAATGGAtggcaaaaattttgttagtcAGGCTGAATTTCTTGCGCTTGCCGATGCCTTGACTGGTGTTGCTGTACGTGCTGACGTCGCTACAAAATTATACAAATCTCTGGAAAATCGCCTTGAAAACGTTTCTTTTACTGGATATGAAATGCCTCAGAGGATGAACCATTCACTAGTTGAGATGCAAGAAAAGTTTGACGTCGTCCAAACTACCGTTGGTTTTCAACAAAGTGTGATTGCATCCCTAAGTGAAGCTAATTCCCGACTTGAAAACGACGTGAGTAAAATGTTGTCGTTCATCAGGCCTCTTCGTGACAACATTACCTCGCTACGTCATGACGTCGACTTTGTGGGCACCGATCGCGATTTTATTCACTTTCTTGAAGTCAGTGTCAGAAATTTGCGAACTGACGTCGTGGAACAAAGGAAGATGCTGGGAAATCAGAGGAAAAGGATTCGATACCTAGAAA ATACGAAACTAGATTCACTTTCCAAGGATTCAAACATTGTAATGCTCAATGAGTCCTTTGCTGCAGCAGACATTACAAACCATGAAGCTTTCCACAACTTGTCTTCACACAACATCGCTTCCAATACCTCTGTAAAGCGGTTGCAGGACCAAGTTGCAACAATCATCAGACGATTGGATAACAGGCAGGATACGAGAGATGCAGCTCTAGCTTCAGCAAACCAATTCTCCAACAACAAAACGGTTTTGTACGGTCAGCTGAAAAACTTCCCAGTGACAATGCGAATCTTGGAAACACAG GTGCAAAGTTTACAAGAGGCTTTGCAAGTGCTGCCTCAACTTTCCTCTAAAGTTGATACCATACACAGCATGCGTAACTTGGTGTTTCAAAACGCAGCTGATATAACCACTTTTCATCAAAGTGTTGCCGATTTGGAGCAAGAAATCGACCGAATGACAAGAACAACGACTACGATTCAATTTAAAAACGAAAGATTGAATGCTTATCAAGCAGATCTGAG GTCCCAGTTCAATAGCACAAAAAAACGTTTGGATCAGAGCAATGATCGCGTTTCTCAACTGTTTagaaaatttatcatttttggAAGATATTTAAGCGGAAATACGACCGAGCTAAAAGACCGCATCCAAGCGAGTGAAATTCGTCACGACGACAGCGATCAAAGATTTGTAACCGTTTCAGATCGCGTCGTAAATCTCGAAGGTGAACTGCGGCAACAAGTTTCACTGGAAACTTTACGTCATAACGACATAAATACAGACTTGATTCGCAACAAGAGGATCCTGAAAAATACGGAGGAAACAACTACAAGGAACAGTGATAGCATTGTCACTCTGTTGAGGTCGATATCAGAAGAATCCAACACAAGGAGTAACGCCTTTGCTGAACATGATGATGAGATACAGTCCCTGCGTCAGCAGCTATCCAGTTTGGAATCTCAAAATACAGACGTTAAGCACAAGGTCTCGCAGCAAGAACAGCGTGTCTTGGAGATGAGCAATACTCAAGTTAGAAATTCAG GTTCACTTGCGCGTTTGCAAGCTCAGTATCAAACATCTTCCGAAGACATCCAGAAACTTAACGTTGATCTCGTTCCTATTAAAAATGATATATATGTTCAAATCAATAAACTAAGCACCATGGAAAGTGACTTTGCTGAACTGAGAGAAACTAGTACTTCACGG ACAAGTAATCTTCTCTCCATTCGACAAACAATGATAACCATAAATGACGAAGTGAATTCTTTACAGCAAAGCGTGCAG AGAAGCGACGCTTTCATGAGACGTGCTGAGCAGGCAATTCAAAAACATCGATCTGATATTAGTTTCGTCATGGATTTTTCAACCAATCATTCGTTGGCGATCGAACGACTAAAACAGCGCATTATTTCCAGAGGACAAG ATTCCTTCTCTAACGTAACGCGTGAAATCTTATCGGAAATGGAATTGCTGGATTATAATTTGCAAAATGTCAGGGATGAAGTGAGCGCAATGAAGCGGGGAACAACTATCCGAGAAAATTCTGCGATTGATTTTGAAACAAGACTCACAGAACTGGCAAACAG TGCGACAAATTACCAGAACAAAATACGAACAAACAAAGAACTGATAGATCGAACAAGGAACGACGTTAGTCGCAACCTCGATCGAGTGAGAGAGCTGGATCGTGGGTTGAGAGATCAAAGAACAGCGACGCAAGATTTGCAGCAG GTGGTTATATTGAACAGAAACGAAATAGCTTCTATGGGTGATGCGAAAGATGGCGTAGACCGAGTTAAGGATGATTTTGACCGATTGCTTGCCCGCCAAGAAAACCGCACTAGAGTTCTACGTAACACTTTAGATACTGTCAACGGTCGG GTATCGGGTCTTCAACAGGATCTTAATGGTCACGAAAGCACCCTGAGAACTTTGCGGCAGGACCGTATAAGCTTTCAGGATAACATTGATCAAATTTATCGGTCTTCGGCTAATTTGGAAGAGTTGCTTCGTGTCACTGTGACGGACCTCGAaagtttgaaaagaaattttgaacATAACGCAGGAACTCGATCAAATGTGCAAATGTTAGAAGAGAG AACATCGCAAATACGATCAGAATTTAACAGtgctttgcaaacaattaACACCAACGAGAACAAGGTGTCAAGAGTACAAGCTGATATTGAAAGAATGACAAACTCCATCGCAGATGTTATTAGCTCAATAAGAAACAGGGATTGGGACAGCAGAGCGCGTGAAAGCTCACGACTGGGAGAAATCCGCAATGTACGAAACCAGGTTGAAAGGACCTCTGCTTTGCTCCGGAATGCTCAG CGCGAGCTCCAGAGAAATAGTGAAAGACTTCATGCACTCGATGGTCAAATTCTTGATATTAATACTCGACTTGCACAACCATTCATCCCTCATGCACCAGAACCTCCCCAAGAGACTAAAAACCAAGTGGACGAAGAGGATGATCTTCTTTCTTCTTCCG GATGGATTGGTGTTCCACAAATGCAACTACCAGTTAAAATCAGTAATAGTCTATTGGATACTTTCaatatttcatcatttttCAATGACACTCATTGGATGGATTTAATCAACACAGTGAGCAAGCAAGTTCGGGTTTTAACCAAGACCGTCGACTCTATCCGCGGAGATCTTAAAGAACAACAATTGACGCTGGATCAAAGAGGAGAACAGATTGCGATT GTTCTAAATCAGTCTTCCCAAAATAAGCAGCAAGAGAACGATGCGGCCCTGAGCTTATTGCCGCTTGTTACCTCTCTTGAAAATGACTTGCAGTATCTCTTTGAAAAGATGGGGGATTTCGATTCCTTATCATTTGACGATTTGAAATCCGAAGTCCAATCTTTCCAAgaagatattttaaaatcaaaggATCTCTACAAGTCTTACGAGCTTTTTGtgaacaaaacaaatgaaGATTTGTCTTTTGTAAAACTTCGTTTTGAAGAAag aCTTTCCATTGAAGAAGAAGCAAGAGCAAACATAAGCAGACGTTTCTACGATATTGCTGGAGCTGTGTCAAAGATCAGTCTTGATATTTCGGAACATTTGCACGTGACTACAGAAGATAAGTTAAACTTGACCCAAGAAGCGATATCAAATCTCGAAAACCGTTTTCTG AACATCAGTGTGAAACTGACAGACTTATCGAATCTTAGCAAGGAATTGACAAACGGAACGAGttttgcaaacaacaaaaatgccGACTTGGGCAATGTTACCAAGAATCTAGAGAACGCTTTACGCCAAAGAATCGACAGTTCATCAGAAAGTCTGGCTGAAGAGCtggaaaatttaacaacactATTTGGCACAGTAAAAAAGAATCTAGATTTTCTTATCCAAGAGATTGAAGTAATTAAGGAAAATCTTACCAATGATGTATCTGCAGACAATCATACGCATGACGAGGTTAATCAG CTTCAAGCTATATCTCGTTCCACGAAGCAAATGCAAACGCAAATAACGTCCTTGAGCGGACAAGTGTCTCAAGTTAAGCGCCAACGTTCTGATgcttataaaattttgcttgacaAATTGACTGAAaatgaagcttctttgaacag TGTCATATTGAAACTAAGTATGCAAGAAAGTCTTCTGAAGGAACACAATACCACGCTCAAATCTGTCCAAG GTGCCGTTTTAATGTCAAATGCAATCCCTGATTTGATAATTGAATTGGCGAATAAACTGGAAGCCTTTAATACAACGATTCAAAGTTTAGTTACCAATGCTGTAAACAAGGAATCAACGTACACAGATTTTCAATCGTACACTTATGAGTACGTCCCTGGCGAAGAGCAAGTGGAG GTTGTTGCAGATGAAGACGTTCCATCAGTTACAAGTGAATACGTGGAATCGACTAGTTCTCAG GAATTTCTTATGGCAATAACGCAAAACTTAGTTAATGTGAATTCTCATATGGCGCAAACACTTCGTCAAATCGTAAAAGAAATGCGATCAGAACATTTAAATGCTGTCCCGGATAACCAGCGCGAGATCAGCGATGATGGCTATATGAATGGAATTGAACTTATGAATATGACCCTGATGAATATCTCAAAACGATTCAACGAGATTG AGATTTTAAAGCATTCTCCTTCACCAAGTAGTAATCAAGGTGTTCTGGACGACGTGATGGCAAGCATTGGGTCTTTAAGGCAACAGGTACAAAAGCTTCAAACGGAACGTGAAGAAAAATCTGAA AATCTGACAAGGTTTCTCTTTAACAACGTCGAACAACTTCGTAATGAAGTTGTTTTCTGCAGGATGGACTTAGCCAATTTGCAAACCGATATTACGCTCTTTAATGTAACTTTGTCCGGATATTCGGAAACAGAGGACCTTCAA GATGTCAGCATGAGAAACATGCTTCTAATGCAAGAAAAGCAAGGTCGGGCTGTTGACGATTGGAAGACACAGTCTGGCAACTTCGCCCAGCAACTGCAAAACACCACCCTAGAATTTCAACAACGCATGGAGGGAAATGAAGAAAG AGTATTTCAGCGTTTGACGGAAGTAAGTCAGCAAATTGGATTAGATCAAGACACTCTGATGTCGGAGGTATTTTCTCTTAGCGACGACGTGGCTTCTGTCAACTTCACACTCGATTCTGTACTGGCATTTATAACAGCCTTGCAAGAAG ATATAAGAACTCGCACTTTGGGCGTTGAGAGCATACCCGTGTTACGCAACACAATGGAACAACACGAAGATTTTATCAGCAGTATATTGCAACTGCAGAGGGAGCAAGAaac TGCAATGAATGCAATTTTCGCCACTTCTTCATCGTATGAAGCTCTTTTGTCGAGTTTTTCTGACAAACTGGAGGAAGTATCTGAAGACATtgatacaaataaaaacagaatcaCTGATCTCACCAACAAAACTATCTACGGAAAAGAGCAATATGGAGAAGAATTTCGGAAT GAACTGATCGCCCTGCAGCAGCAGCTAAATAACTCAACTTCGCAAATTAGTGAAGTGAAATCGAAGTTAGAGAGTCGTTTAAATGAATTTGACACAAATATCAATATCACTATACAAAATATTGAAGGGAATATTTTTGACATCCAACGGGAAATAGCCGATGGCGAGGCAACCGATCAAACTCTAGATTTGACCTTGATGACGCATTCAACAGAACTTAAAGGATTGTCAAGAAGCATTCAC GCTGCTGAGCAGATGTTGAGAACTCTCTCCGATACAGTGACATTAAACAGTAATCAACTAACACTGGTTAGCAATGAGTTCCTAAGAAGATCCAACCAAGGAAGTGCATTCTTACTCCTCACCCAAATTACTGCAAATCATACTTCGAAGCTGCGAGACTTGGAAGATCAG GTTGCTATTCTTTCGCGAAATCAAAATCCAACGTCAGTGCGAATAGTTGTACCACCTATACGTTCAAATCCAGCCAGGCCAACGACCCCTATTAAAG TCACACCAACGGGGCCGTCGGATCAACCAACGTCACTTATTCCATCACCAACCGGGCTTAGAGTAGTGTCAGCCACATCCACTGATCTCACTGTGTCGTGGAACCCAGCTATTGGAATCAACAAATATCGGTTGATTTTAAGAAATCTTGCTGATCGGCAAGAAACGTTGCAG ATTACCGCCGTTGCTCCTCCTGTAACAATTAATAATCTCTCGCCCTCTGGACAGTACACGTTGACTTTACATTCCGTTATCAATAACCATATCAGCAAACCTTCGTATGCTTTTGGAGAGACGG CTCCCAGACCAAGTGCCCGTCCGGCTGTTCCTCGAACTTCTTCCACGACTACCACAACAACTCCCACAACAATGACTACCACCACGACAGCTTCAACCACTACATCGACAACTGCGTCTACATCTGACGTCAATGCCATTTCTGCTGATATCTCTCAACCACAAACCAATGTTGCAGAAGACGCCG TGTTTTCTTGCGATTTCGACAACCGAAACATTTGCGGTTTTACCAACGATCATTTGGGTAACTTTGACTGGACACAGCACAACGGAACTACATCATCATCTGACACCGGTCCAACTAATGACCACACCAGAAGCGACGAAACAG GGTTTTATATGTATATCGAGGCTTCCAGGCCACGCGTAGAAAATGACGTTGCAAGACTGTTGTCTCCTGCAATGGACCCAACTAATG GTGCTTGTTTGGAGTTCTATTATCATATGTTTGGAGTAGGAATCGGGGACTTTAACGTGATGTTGCAACTAGAAAACGGTACCTCTCATCATCTCTGGAGCGAGAGTGGTGACCATGGTAACCAATGGAATAAAGCCAAAGCGACACTTGTCTCTGACCATTCTTTTACA ATCGTGTTTGAAGCTACAGTTGGATCTAATTTTCACTCTGACACCGCATTGGATGACGTCAATATAAAGCATGGTGCCTGCCCGAAACCATTGTTCCAATGTGACTTCGACCAAGGAAGCTTGTGCGGCTTTATCCAG GATTCAGATGATGATTTCGACTGGATACCGAATAGTGGAGCCACGTCTTCTGCTGATACAGGACCTATCGCAGATAATACATTGGAAAATAGCTCTGGTTTTTATCTTTACTTGGAATCTTCGGATCCAAG ACAAACTGGCGATATTACTCGTTTGTCCTCTCCATTAATGAACCCTACGAATGCACAGTGCTTGCAATTCTACTACCACATGCAT gggTCCGACATAGGAACGTTGAATGTCTATCTTCGTCAGCGATCTAATCCTGATGACTTAGGTGTGCCTATTTGGTCTAAAACAGGACCACAAG GATTTAGGTGGTTTCGGGGAAGGACATCGGTTGTATCTTCAGACTCGTTCCAATTCGTTTTCGAAGGGGTTCGTGGCTTAGATTACCATGGCGATATTGCTATCGATGATATTTCCATCAGAAATGGTCTTTGCGAGCAGCCCG TATGTTCGGTTGGTTTACGATTTGGAGATGTGTGCTATAAAGTCGTAAAAGATGGTAAGACTTACTTGGAAGCAAGCGCACATTGCAGATCAAACGGAGGCATTCTAGCGACGATAAAAACCCAAGTGCAGCAAGATTTTATAGTG GTTCTTCTCAACAAAGAGGGATTTCGTTGGACTTTTTTCTGGATCGGATTGGACGATTTGGGCAGAGAAGGTCATTTCGTTTACAG TGATGACACCCCATTGGACCTGGGTGCCAATAACTTTGGGATGTGGGCTCCCGATGAGCCTAATGACGCCCTTGGTGACGAAGACTGCGTCAATATAGAGATGTCT